Proteins encoded by one window of Streptomyces sp. ALI-76-A:
- a CDS encoding phage tail tip lysozyme produces the protein MATDKPNRSPKKGTTKDQPSTSVSQGMPRQGRGTKSLGPEEGIEKPPEGKAGVPKQLPAPGAASSGPSGAANTAPKMPDAADTTETAGKAAGAANTGSKIKQGMNGVAGNMAGGAAQKAIEGDGSSATRRNAGRYAGAAVSGAVAGAQAGGLPGAAVGAAKNAGVEGAQDAVKGVSKVTGGSPDAKPADQRMLGAGGTGYEHGAPKDDEGLGSKAAKGVAVGGGAAAVPPAMGVVMAMAFLNWLKSMFFAAMAMAVNAGKLLWTLIVSIVKAVGHAIAAPFMAIGSFIAKGAGAVLGVTVTATMAPVAAAMSGAVAMTATVALLGTVLTGVLNSTALTEGSINTNGTACVVNAGSVGNGSGATIPADVEKNAKEIYSVLSSWGMPKANIAGILGNWSQESGIDPTSVQNFPSGTYAMTAEKASAAQNTDNGIGLGQWTFGRNTLLRQYAKSKGVDWFTIKAQLAFMVDGDNPGDVTVFKDMLKTSQGSPRTAALHFHENWERSTDGAAGLTARGDNAEMWFGKMSGWSVDSSIVGDVKDIVGGIIENIVNGINTILGNCPSKGGSSVSLKDGGMTQEEAQALVDLFNKEGDKFLDDRYGDQGGPGSCGSNHAENCVSFSTYFVNKYTTFQTYPAGDGKETAYTIAGETGKQLSSTPTAYSVGSGPGSGPAGHTLVVLGVQGDKVILGEAGYCAFMGRIRVDSAARMAAEGWKFVDMSDSMLPSGKIKTV, from the coding sequence ATGGCCACCGACAAGCCGAATCGGAGTCCCAAGAAGGGGACGACGAAGGACCAGCCGAGCACGTCGGTGAGTCAGGGGATGCCCCGGCAAGGTCGCGGGACCAAGAGCCTCGGCCCTGAGGAGGGCATCGAGAAGCCTCCCGAGGGCAAGGCCGGCGTGCCCAAGCAGCTCCCGGCCCCGGGAGCTGCTTCTTCTGGTCCTTCTGGCGCGGCAAACACTGCGCCGAAGATGCCGGACGCGGCAGACACCACAGAAACCGCAGGCAAGGCAGCCGGTGCCGCGAATACTGGGTCGAAGATCAAGCAGGGCATGAACGGCGTTGCCGGGAACATGGCCGGAGGCGCGGCCCAGAAGGCGATCGAGGGAGACGGCAGCAGCGCGACCCGCCGTAACGCCGGGCGTTACGCGGGAGCTGCCGTCTCCGGTGCCGTGGCCGGCGCACAGGCTGGCGGGCTTCCGGGAGCTGCCGTTGGCGCAGCGAAGAACGCCGGCGTCGAAGGGGCCCAGGACGCGGTCAAGGGCGTGTCCAAGGTCACCGGTGGCAGCCCGGACGCCAAGCCGGCCGACCAGCGCATGCTGGGTGCCGGCGGCACGGGCTACGAGCACGGTGCGCCGAAGGACGACGAGGGCCTGGGCTCGAAGGCGGCCAAGGGCGTCGCCGTCGGCGGTGGCGCGGCTGCTGTTCCGCCTGCCATGGGTGTGGTCATGGCCATGGCCTTCCTGAACTGGCTCAAGTCCATGTTCTTCGCCGCCATGGCGATGGCCGTCAACGCCGGGAAGCTGCTGTGGACGCTCATCGTCAGCATTGTCAAGGCGGTTGGTCATGCGATCGCTGCGCCGTTCATGGCGATCGGCAGCTTTATAGCCAAGGGGGCCGGCGCGGTCCTGGGCGTCACTGTCACGGCGACGATGGCCCCTGTAGCGGCAGCGATGTCGGGTGCGGTCGCGATGACCGCCACCGTGGCCCTGCTGGGCACGGTCTTGACCGGCGTCCTCAACTCGACGGCGCTGACCGAAGGCAGCATCAACACGAACGGGACGGCGTGCGTCGTCAACGCGGGTAGCGTCGGCAACGGTTCCGGGGCCACCATCCCGGCGGACGTGGAGAAGAACGCCAAGGAGATCTACTCGGTACTCAGCAGCTGGGGGATGCCGAAGGCGAACATCGCGGGCATCCTCGGCAACTGGTCGCAGGAGTCTGGGATCGACCCGACGAGCGTGCAGAACTTCCCCTCGGGGACGTATGCCATGACCGCCGAGAAGGCCAGCGCCGCACAGAACACGGACAACGGCATCGGTCTCGGGCAGTGGACGTTCGGCCGCAACACGTTGCTGCGCCAGTACGCGAAGAGCAAGGGCGTCGACTGGTTCACGATCAAGGCCCAGCTGGCCTTCATGGTCGATGGTGACAACCCCGGCGATGTCACGGTCTTCAAGGACATGCTCAAGACGTCGCAGGGCTCGCCGCGTACGGCGGCGCTGCACTTCCACGAGAACTGGGAGCGTTCCACTGACGGCGCGGCCGGGCTCACCGCACGAGGCGACAACGCCGAGATGTGGTTCGGCAAGATGAGCGGCTGGTCGGTCGACAGCTCGATCGTGGGCGACGTCAAGGACATCGTCGGCGGGATCATCGAGAACATCGTCAACGGCATCAACACGATCCTGGGCAACTGTCCCTCCAAGGGCGGCAGTTCCGTCTCGCTGAAGGACGGCGGGATGACCCAGGAAGAGGCTCAGGCCCTCGTCGACCTCTTCAACAAGGAGGGTGACAAGTTCCTCGACGACCGCTACGGCGACCAGGGTGGTCCTGGCTCGTGCGGGAGCAATCACGCTGAGAACTGCGTGTCGTTCTCGACCTACTTCGTGAACAAGTACACGACGTTCCAGACCTACCCGGCCGGTGACGGCAAGGAGACGGCGTACACGATCGCGGGGGAGACCGGCAAGCAGTTGTCTTCGACTCCGACGGCGTATTCGGTGGGTTCCGGCCCGGGCTCCGGTCCTGCCGGCCACACCCTCGTGGTGCTCGGCGTCCAGGGCGACAAGGTCATCCTCGGCGAGGCCGGCTACTGCGCCTTCATGGGCCGGATCCGTGTCGACAGCGCGGCGCGGATGGCGGCCGAGGGCTGGAAGTTCGTGGACATGTCGGATTCGATGCTCCCCTCCGGCAAGATCAAGACGGTCTGA
- a CDS encoding sugar nucleotide-binding protein gives MTVLIIGGSGFLGAELVRQAVAAGRTTAATFTTRPVSTPGATWHALDLRDPERVYAVVAETAPRLVVNATSGNADWAVTAEGPIRLAMATAQHGSRFVHVSSDSVFSGTRIIYDETDLPDPVTPYGAAKAAAETGIRFVHPDAVIARTSLIIGDQRSEHVRAVHELAAGTRNGVLFTDDIRCPVHVADLAAALLELGFGDTHGIQHLAGAEALSRHDLGVLIAERDGLDATRLPAGLRAHSALPGALDVRLDSRATQLRLRTTLRGARQFLAAGA, from the coding sequence ATGACGGTCCTGATCATCGGCGGCAGCGGATTTCTGGGCGCCGAGCTAGTGCGCCAGGCGGTAGCGGCCGGCCGTACGACGGCCGCTACCTTCACGACCAGGCCCGTCAGCACCCCCGGGGCGACATGGCACGCCCTCGATCTTCGGGACCCCGAGCGTGTTTACGCAGTCGTCGCCGAGACTGCGCCGCGCCTTGTCGTCAACGCCACGAGCGGCAATGCGGACTGGGCGGTTACGGCCGAAGGTCCGATCCGCCTGGCGATGGCTACGGCACAGCACGGCAGCCGCTTCGTCCACGTGTCCAGCGACTCGGTGTTCTCGGGCACCCGAATCATCTACGACGAAACCGATCTTCCCGACCCGGTCACGCCCTACGGCGCGGCGAAGGCCGCGGCCGAGACAGGCATCCGATTCGTGCACCCAGACGCCGTCATCGCACGCACCTCACTGATCATCGGCGACCAACGGTCCGAGCACGTACGGGCGGTGCACGAACTTGCTGCCGGCACCCGGAACGGGGTGCTGTTCACCGACGACATCCGCTGCCCGGTGCATGTCGCTGACCTGGCTGCAGCCCTGTTGGAGCTCGGCTTCGGCGATACGCACGGGATTCAGCACCTCGCCGGAGCAGAAGCCCTGAGCCGACACGACTTGGGCGTCCTCATCGCCGAGCGGGACGGGCTCGACGCCACCCGGCTGCCCGCGGGCTTGCGGGCCCACAGCGCGCTTCCCGGCGCGCTCGACGTACGCCTCGACAGCCGCGCGACCCAGCTCAGGCTGCGCACCACGCTGCGCGGCGCCCGCCAGTTCCTCGCCGCGGGAGCGTGA
- a CDS encoding helix-turn-helix transcriptional regulator, with the protein MNPLPGDLFARRLRQERERLGISQAELARRMAALLGTNVDSTAITRIEQQTRAVRLDEAVAAAEALGVPLITLVSDNYARENEAEIQNQLAELALAEQEWERLRQKIHRITQTIQHLSAEREAFRSHALDVNPETAGDYELDPDTQAALDARMRDVRNKSAGEVTDPGA; encoded by the coding sequence ATGAACCCACTGCCCGGCGACCTTTTCGCCCGCCGACTTCGTCAAGAACGCGAACGCCTCGGCATCAGCCAGGCAGAACTAGCGCGCCGTATGGCCGCCCTGCTCGGCACGAACGTTGACTCCACCGCCATCACACGCATCGAGCAGCAGACCCGCGCGGTCAGGCTCGACGAGGCGGTCGCCGCTGCCGAAGCTCTCGGGGTCCCTCTGATCACACTGGTCAGCGACAATTACGCCCGCGAAAACGAAGCCGAGATCCAGAACCAGCTCGCCGAACTCGCCCTCGCCGAGCAGGAATGGGAGAGGCTGCGCCAGAAGATCCACCGGATCACCCAGACCATCCAGCATCTGTCCGCCGAGCGGGAGGCATTCCGCTCTCACGCGCTGGACGTCAACCCGGAAACCGCCGGCGACTACGAGCTCGACCCTGATACCCAGGCCGCTCTCGACGCCCGGATGCGTGATGTCCGCAACAAATCGGCCGGAGAGGTCACCGACCCAGGTGCATGA